In Sphingomonas panacisoli, one genomic interval encodes:
- the ppc gene encoding phosphoenolpyruvate carboxylase, whose amino-acid sequence MADLPAITNNPDIRFLGKLLGDVIRAYGGDELFRRTEYIRSASVDRHRGVGGDVDLGLDRLSLDETLDFVRGFMLFSMLANLAEDRQGVAAEPGADVAAAIDRLAKEGIGKDRVTALLDHALIAPVLTAHPTEVRRKSMIDHRNRIAALMALRDGGATTTPDGDDVEQAITRQIALLWQTRVLRRERLYVTDEVETALSYLRDVFLPVLPGLYQRWDRALGERTPSFLKPGSWIGGDRDGNPNVVAASLTTALAKACEAVLGYYLDAVHALGAELSISTEHASVSDDLLALAARSGDTAPSRDDEPYRRALSGVYARLAATHLALTGKPAPRPGTLKGEACSSPQALRRDLVTIAHALAGEGEGPLASGGALGRLIRAVDTFGFHLATLDLRQNSAVHERVVAEMLEVAGVEQDYAALDEAARVDLLRRELASARPLVSPYATYSDETASELAILRAAADAHATYGPACIRQYIVSMAMSVSDLLEVHLLLKEVGLYVPGDPPSAAIMAVPLFETVSDLEAAPQIMTDWFALPEIAAIAGLRGVQEVMIGYSDSNKDGGYLTSTWQLSRASEALTPVFEAAGVGMQLFHGRGGAVGRGGGSAFAAIRAQPPGTVQGRIRITEQGEVIAAKYGTREAATTNLEAMAAASLLASLEPPALSDADRARFGAAMDDLSAGAFKAYRGLVYETEGFRTFFRQMTPIAEIANLKIGSRPASRKKSDAIEDLRAIPWVFSWAQARVMLPGWYGVGQALTGFADKGLLREMAEGWPFFAATLANMEQVIAKSDMGIAERYAALVEDRALADAIFPRIRDGWELAKQGLLDATGQSRLLEKHPALDASIRLRLPYIEPLNLLQIELMKRHRAGEQDDRVAEGILLSINAIATALRNSG is encoded by the coding sequence ATGGCCGACCTCCCCGCGATCACCAACAATCCCGACATCCGCTTCCTGGGCAAACTGCTCGGCGACGTGATCCGTGCCTATGGCGGGGACGAGCTGTTCCGGCGCACCGAATATATCCGCTCGGCTTCGGTCGATCGCCATCGCGGGGTGGGGGGCGATGTCGATCTCGGGCTGGACCGGCTGAGCCTCGACGAGACGCTCGATTTCGTGCGCGGGTTCATGCTGTTTTCGATGCTCGCCAACCTGGCGGAGGATCGCCAGGGCGTCGCCGCGGAACCGGGCGCCGATGTCGCCGCCGCGATCGACCGGCTGGCGAAGGAGGGGATCGGCAAGGACAGGGTCACGGCGTTGCTCGACCACGCGTTGATCGCGCCGGTGTTGACCGCGCACCCGACCGAGGTGCGGCGCAAGTCGATGATCGACCACCGCAATCGCATCGCCGCGCTGATGGCGCTGCGCGACGGCGGGGCCACCACGACGCCCGACGGCGACGATGTCGAACAGGCGATCACGCGGCAGATCGCGTTGCTGTGGCAGACGCGCGTGCTGCGCCGCGAGCGGCTCTATGTCACCGACGAGGTCGAGACCGCGCTGTCGTATCTGCGCGACGTCTTCCTGCCCGTGTTGCCCGGACTCTACCAGCGCTGGGACCGCGCGCTGGGCGAGCGGACGCCGAGTTTCCTCAAGCCCGGCAGTTGGATCGGCGGCGATCGCGACGGCAATCCCAACGTCGTGGCGGCGTCGCTGACTACGGCGCTCGCCAAGGCGTGCGAGGCGGTGCTCGGCTATTATCTCGATGCGGTGCATGCGCTCGGGGCCGAGCTGTCGATCTCGACCGAGCATGCCAGCGTCAGCGACGACCTGCTCGCGCTCGCCGCGCGCAGCGGCGACACCGCGCCGAGCCGCGACGACGAACCGTATCGCCGTGCACTGTCGGGGGTCTATGCGCGGCTTGCGGCGACGCACCTCGCGCTCACCGGCAAGCCCGCGCCGCGCCCGGGGACGCTCAAGGGCGAAGCCTGTTCGAGCCCGCAGGCGCTGCGCCGCGACCTCGTCACCATCGCCCACGCGCTGGCGGGCGAAGGCGAAGGACCGCTCGCGTCGGGCGGTGCGCTCGGCCGGCTGATCCGCGCGGTCGATACGTTCGGCTTCCACCTCGCGACGCTCGACCTGCGCCAGAACAGCGCGGTGCACGAGCGCGTCGTCGCGGAAATGCTCGAGGTCGCGGGCGTGGAGCAGGACTATGCCGCGCTCGACGAGGCGGCACGGGTCGATCTGCTCCGCCGCGAACTCGCCAGCGCGCGACCGTTGGTCAGTCCCTACGCCACGTATTCCGACGAAACCGCGAGCGAACTCGCGATCCTCCGTGCCGCCGCCGACGCGCACGCCACATACGGGCCGGCATGCATCCGCCAGTACATCGTGTCGATGGCGATGTCGGTCAGCGACCTGCTCGAAGTGCATCTGCTGCTCAAGGAAGTCGGGCTCTACGTCCCCGGCGATCCGCCCAGCGCGGCGATCATGGCGGTTCCGTTGTTCGAAACGGTCAGCGACCTGGAGGCCGCGCCGCAGATCATGACCGACTGGTTCGCGCTCCCCGAAATCGCCGCCATCGCGGGGCTACGCGGCGTGCAGGAAGTGATGATCGGCTATTCGGATTCGAACAAGGACGGCGGCTATCTCACCTCGACCTGGCAATTGAGCCGCGCGTCGGAGGCGCTGACGCCGGTATTCGAAGCGGCGGGCGTCGGTATGCAGCTGTTTCACGGTCGCGGCGGCGCGGTCGGGCGTGGTGGCGGGTCGGCCTTCGCCGCGATCCGCGCGCAGCCGCCCGGCACGGTGCAGGGCCGCATCCGCATCACCGAACAGGGCGAGGTTATCGCCGCCAAATATGGCACGCGCGAAGCCGCCACGACCAACCTGGAGGCGATGGCGGCGGCGTCGTTGCTCGCGAGCCTCGAGCCGCCGGCTTTGTCCGACGCCGACCGGGCGCGGTTCGGTGCGGCGATGGACGACCTCTCTGCCGGCGCGTTCAAGGCATATCGCGGGCTGGTCTATGAGACCGAGGGCTTCCGCACCTTCTTCCGCCAGATGACGCCGATCGCGGAGATCGCCAACCTCAAGATCGGCAGCCGTCCGGCGAGCCGCAAGAAATCCGATGCGATCGAGGATTTGCGTGCGATCCCCTGGGTGTTCAGCTGGGCGCAGGCACGCGTGATGCTGCCGGGCTGGTACGGCGTGGGGCAAGCGCTGACCGGATTTGCCGACAAGGGACTGCTGCGCGAAATGGCGGAGGGCTGGCCGTTCTTCGCCGCGACGCTCGCCAATATGGAGCAAGTGATCGCCAAGTCCGACATGGGCATCGCCGAGCGTTACGCCGCGTTGGTCGAGGACCGCGCACTGGCCGATGCAATCTTTCCGCGCATTCGCGACGGTTGGGAACTGGCGAAACAGGGCTTGCTCGACGCCACCGGTCAGTCGCGCCTACTCGAAAAGCACCCCGCGCTCGACGCCTCGATCCGGCTGCGCTTACCGTACATCGAGCCCCTCAACCTATTGCAGATCGAGTTGATGAAACGCCACCGCGCCGGGGAGCAGGACGATCGCGTCGCGGAGGGCATCCTGCTGTCGATCAACGCGATCGCGACGGCGTTGCGCAATTCGGGCTGA
- a CDS encoding cell wall hydrolase — MKRGGIFLAARMALGLMAALAVSACVQGDDGSTATLMIPKLPPKVMLEKLDLNVPTDLSIPEGAASDGAATTEFEAAPAFNALASTQNPDDATRALDCLTQAVYYEAGNQSDDGQRAVAQVVLNRVRDRAFPSSVCGVVYQGSQRTTGCQFTFTCDGSLNRTPSAAGWARARAVASSALSGAVYAPVGSATFYHANYVSPWWANSMDKVATVGAHIFYRWRAGMERALAFRQPYSGTEPTVSGRTGGGGGDMTYAGVESVAGVQIYRGAVAPATTVAKSGTTSAALAKPAPAPTSNAKIIRVGGGRGVSVYRGASGAASGEDLSDQATVD, encoded by the coding sequence GTGAAACGGGGCGGGATCTTCCTGGCAGCGCGAATGGCGCTTGGCCTGATGGCTGCGCTGGCGGTGTCGGCGTGCGTGCAGGGCGACGACGGATCGACCGCGACGCTGATGATTCCCAAGCTGCCGCCCAAGGTCATGCTCGAAAAGCTCGACCTCAACGTACCCACCGATCTGTCGATCCCCGAGGGCGCGGCGTCCGATGGCGCCGCGACCACAGAATTCGAGGCCGCGCCGGCGTTCAACGCGCTCGCATCCACCCAGAACCCCGACGACGCCACGCGCGCGCTCGATTGCCTGACCCAGGCGGTCTATTACGAAGCGGGCAACCAGTCCGACGACGGCCAGCGCGCCGTCGCGCAAGTCGTGCTCAACCGCGTCCGCGACCGGGCCTTTCCGTCCAGCGTATGCGGTGTGGTCTATCAGGGATCGCAGCGGACGACCGGGTGCCAGTTCACCTTCACCTGCGACGGTTCGCTCAACCGCACGCCGAGCGCCGCTGGTTGGGCGCGCGCCCGTGCGGTGGCCAGCTCGGCGCTGTCCGGCGCGGTCTATGCGCCGGTCGGGTCGGCGACCTTCTACCACGCCAACTACGTCTCGCCCTGGTGGGCGAACAGCATGGACAAGGTCGCGACGGTCGGCGCGCATATCTTCTATCGCTGGCGCGCGGGCATGGAACGCGCGCTCGCGTTCCGCCAGCCGTATTCGGGCACCGAGCCGACCGTCAGCGGACGTACCGGTGGCGGTGGCGGCGACATGACCTATGCCGGCGTCGAGAGCGTGGCGGGCGTGCAGATCTATCGCGGCGCGGTGGCGCCGGCGACCACCGTCGCCAAGTCGGGTACGACCAGCGCGGCGCTCGCGAAGCCGGCACCGGCGCCGACGTCGAACGCCAAGATCATCCGCGTCGGCGGTGGTCGCGGCGTGAGCGTCTATCGCGGGGCAAGCGGTGCGGCGTCGGGCGAGGACCTGTCGGACCAGGCGACGGTCGACTAA
- a CDS encoding methylated-DNA--[protein]-cysteine S-methyltransferase — MTYAYAIHPSPVGKLKLVANDAGLAAILWENDREDRVPLGAMTERPDHPVLVETKRQLDEYFAGKRTQFDLPLDFHGTDFQKSVWGALLTIPAGETRSYAEIAAQIGRPSACRAVGAANGKNPISIVAPCHRVIGSDGSLTGFAGGLKGKKYLLDLEQRAA, encoded by the coding sequence ATGACCTATGCCTACGCCATCCACCCCTCGCCCGTCGGCAAGCTGAAGCTGGTCGCGAACGACGCCGGGCTCGCCGCGATCCTGTGGGAAAACGATCGCGAGGATCGCGTGCCGCTCGGCGCGATGACCGAACGCCCCGATCATCCCGTACTGGTCGAGACGAAGCGCCAGCTCGACGAATATTTCGCCGGCAAACGCACGCAATTCGACTTGCCGCTCGATTTCCACGGCACCGATTTCCAGAAAAGCGTATGGGGCGCGCTGCTGACGATCCCCGCCGGCGAAACGCGCAGCTATGCCGAAATCGCGGCGCAGATCGGCCGGCCGAGCGCCTGTCGCGCAGTGGGCGCGGCGAACGGCAAGAACCCGATCTCGATCGTCGCCCCGTGTCACCGCGTGATCGGAAGCGACGGATCGCTGACGGGATTTGCCGGTGGACTGAAAGGCAAGAAGTACCTGCTCGACCTCGAGCAACGCGCGGCTTAG
- a CDS encoding cytochrome b has product METQRYTKIAILLHWLVALGIIANIALAWIWPLGDHNDAIAAYVRPMIDSHKSIGVTVLGLAILRLLWRLGHKPPPYPASYKAWEATLSHVVHWGLYFVILAMPITGWVMDSAWKDAATHPMLFFGTFEWPRLGFIMNLPHDTKEWVHSTFGAAHGYIAYLVYALFLMHLGGALKHQFQGHPELQRMGIGN; this is encoded by the coding sequence TTGGAAACGCAGCGTTACACGAAAATCGCCATCCTCCTGCACTGGCTGGTGGCTTTGGGCATCATCGCCAACATCGCGCTCGCCTGGATCTGGCCGCTCGGCGACCATAACGACGCGATCGCCGCATATGTCCGGCCGATGATCGACAGCCACAAGTCGATCGGGGTCACGGTGCTCGGGCTTGCCATCCTGCGCCTCCTGTGGCGGCTGGGGCACAAGCCGCCCCCCTATCCCGCCAGCTACAAAGCGTGGGAGGCGACATTGTCGCACGTGGTTCATTGGGGACTGTATTTCGTGATCCTCGCGATGCCGATCACCGGCTGGGTGATGGACTCGGCATGGAAGGATGCGGCGACGCATCCAATGCTGTTCTTCGGCACATTCGAATGGCCGCGATTGGGCTTCATCATGAACTTGCCGCACGACACGAAGGAATGGGTGCACAGCACGTTCGGTGCAGCGCACGGCTATATCGCGTACCTCGTCTACGCCCTGTTCCTGATGCACCTGGGCGGCGCGCTCAAGCATCAGTTCCAGGGGCATCCGGAACTGCAGCGGATGGGCATCGGGAACTGA
- a CDS encoding glycosyltransferase family 2 protein, whose product MLQRTAADALAQTFAKQSPRLNPRRVGWPSRAITALVYVAFIALVVQAFLRQGILVWAVGVAYILYDTALLIFTAIEIWPLRHGAGRAAASDATASLAIIVAARNEAAVLDVTIDRLAAQDGAPDLILIADDGSDDATPEALARYGLTPPDIGAISPPAPGLPSLRWLRLPHGGKARALNAALLHVPQDIVVTVDADTLLEPGAIAAMRGAFAAEPALVAATGVIRPMCGPSLSGRLFEWFQTYEYVRNFLSRYAWERLNGLLLVSGAFAAFRTKAVIEVGGFDPDCLVEDYELIHRLHRFAHDSGRDWRVRVVGGALASTDAPATLPAFLRQRRRWFGGFLQTQHWNRDMVANRRFGKLGTAMLPVKAADTMQPVFGLTAFAILIVVLVTGRLHIVLPILIIMIAKIAIDLTFHLASLTLYSRWTGQTKGLRFGPALAAAMLEPFSFQLFRHWGAILGWKAFLTGRETWARQSRTAIAEVKRDEA is encoded by the coding sequence ATGCTCCAGCGTACCGCGGCCGATGCGCTCGCTCAGACCTTCGCGAAGCAATCGCCCCGGCTGAACCCGCGCCGCGTCGGTTGGCCCAGTCGTGCGATCACCGCGCTCGTATATGTGGCCTTCATCGCGCTGGTGGTTCAGGCGTTCCTGCGCCAGGGCATTTTGGTCTGGGCGGTCGGCGTCGCGTACATCCTGTACGATACCGCGCTGCTGATCTTCACCGCGATTGAGATTTGGCCGCTGCGTCATGGCGCGGGGCGGGCGGCGGCGAGCGACGCAACCGCCAGTCTGGCGATCATCGTCGCCGCGCGCAACGAAGCGGCGGTGCTCGACGTCACGATCGACCGGCTGGCGGCGCAGGACGGCGCGCCCGATTTGATCCTGATCGCCGACGACGGATCGGATGACGCCACCCCGGAGGCACTCGCGCGCTACGGCCTGACGCCGCCCGACATCGGGGCGATCAGTCCGCCGGCGCCGGGACTGCCGTCGTTGCGCTGGCTGCGGCTGCCGCACGGCGGCAAGGCGCGCGCGCTCAACGCCGCGTTGCTACATGTGCCGCAGGACATCGTCGTCACGGTCGATGCCGACACCCTGCTCGAACCCGGCGCGATCGCCGCGATGCGCGGGGCGTTCGCCGCCGAGCCGGCGCTGGTCGCGGCGACCGGCGTCATCCGCCCGATGTGCGGGCCGAGCCTGTCGGGGCGGCTGTTCGAGTGGTTCCAGACCTACGAATATGTCCGCAACTTCCTGTCGCGTTATGCCTGGGAGCGGTTGAACGGATTGCTGCTCGTGTCTGGCGCGTTTGCCGCGTTCCGGACCAAGGCGGTGATCGAGGTCGGCGGGTTCGACCCCGATTGCCTGGTCGAGGATTACGAGCTGATCCATCGCTTGCACCGCTTCGCGCACGACAGCGGCCGCGACTGGCGCGTCCGGGTGGTCGGCGGCGCGCTGGCCAGTACCGACGCGCCCGCGACCTTGCCCGCTTTCCTGCGCCAGCGCCGTCGCTGGTTCGGCGGGTTCCTGCAGACGCAGCACTGGAACCGCGACATGGTCGCCAATCGCCGGTTCGGAAAGCTCGGCACCGCGATGCTGCCGGTCAAGGCGGCCGACACGATGCAGCCGGTGTTCGGGCTGACGGCGTTCGCGATCCTGATCGTCGTGTTGGTCACCGGGCGGCTGCATATCGTGCTACCGATCCTGATCATCATGATCGCCAAGATCGCGATCGACCTGACCTTCCACCTCGCGTCGCTGACGCTCTATTCGCGCTGGACCGGCCAGACCAAGGGCCTGCGGTTCGGCCCGGCGCTGGCGGCGGCGATGCTCGAGCCGTTCAGCTTCCAGCTGTTCCGCCACTGGGGCGCGATCCTGGGGTGGAAGGCGTTCCTGACCGGCCGCGAGACGTGGGCGCGGCAAAGCCGGACGGCGATCGCCGAGGTGAAGCGGGACGAGGCATAA
- a CDS encoding acyl-CoA thioesterase → MTFSYPITATAADIDELGHVNNAVWVKWIQDIAVAHWNHVATPEQRAAMIWVVTRHEIDYRGNVAAGETVTAETWVSDPPQGARFDRHVKFTGADGKVKVQAVTTWALIDRATGRLMRVRPELAAPFLT, encoded by the coding sequence ATGACCTTCTCCTATCCGATCACCGCGACCGCCGCCGACATCGACGAACTCGGCCACGTCAACAATGCGGTGTGGGTGAAGTGGATACAGGACATCGCGGTCGCGCACTGGAACCATGTCGCGACGCCCGAGCAGCGCGCAGCGATGATCTGGGTCGTGACCCGGCACGAGATCGATTATCGCGGCAACGTGGCGGCGGGCGAGACGGTCACCGCCGAAACCTGGGTCAGCGACCCGCCGCAGGGCGCACGGTTCGACCGGCACGTGAAGTTCACCGGCGCTGACGGCAAGGTGAAGGTGCAGGCCGTGACGACCTGGGCGCTGATCGACCGCGCCACTGGCCGCCTGATGCGCGTCCGGCCGGAACTGGCCGCGCCGTTTCTGACCTAG
- a CDS encoding S9 family peptidase has protein sequence MTDLTPPIAATRPHNFTTHGVTISDPWAWLKDPNYPTVTDKDVLAYLAEENAYFDAMMAPHKALTDRLYEEMKGRIKEDESSVPQKDGDWLYWTAFETGGQYRKWWRKPVAGGPDELLLDEPALAEGKEYFRLGAFSVSNDGTLLAYAIDDNGSERFTIRVKNLATGEHLPDTIPGMLSEIVWTADDSAFLYGLANEQWRTDNARLHRLGTPIDSDIELFKEADEGFRVAVSETSDRRWIVIGTGDHVTSEVYLLPATDPLAKPLMIAPRKTGREYDVETHGDTLYIHTNDTDPMWRLVTAPISDPGTWAELIAPSTHFYMTGIECYRDYFVVEGREDGLDQIDIYRYDPTIAPQRIVFPEASYAAGLGDNPEYDQQVLRLGYESMVTPGTVYDYDVATGEMTVLKVQEIPSGYEAGKYATERLKIKARDGTEVPVSIVYPAGFPRDGSRPLFLYAYGAYCYAIPPGFSTGRLSLLDRGFAYAIAHIRGGDDLGQQWYHDGKLEKRENTFNDFVDVAKALVADGWTSAGKIAIAGRSAGGELMGAVVNSDPELWGAVIADVPFVDVLNTMLDESLPLTPGEWPEWGNPIEDKAAFELIRSYSPYDNVTAQAYPPMFISGGLNDPRVTYWEPAKWAAKLRATKTDDNVLLLKTNMGAGHGGKSGRFDSLYEGAEEHAFVLWQLGVEA, from the coding sequence ATGACCGACCTTACGCCCCCCATCGCCGCGACGCGCCCGCACAACTTCACCACGCACGGCGTGACGATCAGCGATCCCTGGGCGTGGCTGAAGGACCCGAACTATCCGACGGTCACCGACAAGGACGTGCTCGCCTATCTCGCGGAGGAGAACGCCTATTTCGACGCGATGATGGCGCCGCACAAGGCGCTGACCGATCGGCTGTACGAGGAGATGAAGGGCCGCATCAAGGAGGACGAATCCTCGGTGCCGCAAAAGGACGGCGACTGGCTGTACTGGACCGCGTTCGAAACCGGCGGGCAGTATCGCAAATGGTGGCGCAAGCCCGTCGCGGGCGGACCCGACGAATTGCTGCTCGACGAGCCGGCGCTGGCCGAGGGCAAGGAATATTTCCGGCTCGGCGCGTTCTCGGTGTCGAACGACGGCACGCTGCTCGCCTATGCGATCGACGACAACGGATCGGAACGCTTCACCATCCGCGTCAAGAACCTCGCGACCGGCGAGCATCTGCCCGACACGATCCCCGGCATGCTGTCGGAGATCGTGTGGACCGCCGACGACAGCGCGTTCCTCTATGGGCTCGCCAACGAACAATGGCGGACCGACAATGCCCGGCTGCACCGGCTGGGCACCCCGATCGACAGCGATATCGAGTTGTTCAAGGAAGCCGATGAAGGTTTCCGCGTCGCGGTCAGCGAGACCAGCGACCGGCGATGGATCGTGATCGGCACCGGCGATCACGTCACCAGCGAAGTCTATCTGCTCCCCGCGACCGATCCGCTCGCCAAGCCGCTGATGATCGCGCCGCGCAAGACCGGCCGCGAATACGATGTCGAGACGCATGGCGATACGCTGTACATCCACACCAACGACACCGATCCGATGTGGCGCCTGGTCACCGCGCCGATTTCCGACCCCGGCACGTGGGCCGAGCTGATCGCGCCATCGACCCATTTCTACATGACCGGGATCGAATGCTACCGCGACTATTTCGTCGTCGAGGGGCGCGAGGACGGGCTCGATCAGATCGATATATATCGCTACGATCCGACGATCGCGCCGCAGCGGATCGTGTTTCCCGAAGCGAGTTATGCCGCTGGCCTCGGCGACAATCCCGAATACGACCAGCAGGTGCTGCGGCTCGGCTATGAATCGATGGTCACGCCGGGGACGGTGTACGACTACGACGTCGCGACCGGCGAGATGACCGTGCTCAAGGTGCAGGAAATCCCGAGCGGGTACGAGGCGGGCAAATACGCGACCGAGCGGCTCAAGATCAAAGCGCGCGACGGGACCGAGGTGCCGGTGTCGATCGTCTACCCGGCTGGCTTCCCGCGCGATGGCAGCCGCCCGCTCTTCCTCTACGCCTATGGCGCGTACTGTTATGCGATCCCACCGGGTTTCTCGACCGGGCGGCTGAGCCTGCTCGACCGCGGTTTCGCCTATGCTATCGCACACATCCGCGGCGGCGACGATCTGGGCCAGCAATGGTATCACGACGGCAAGCTCGAAAAGCGCGAGAATACGTTCAACGATTTCGTCGACGTGGCGAAGGCGCTGGTCGCGGATGGCTGGACCAGCGCCGGAAAGATCGCGATCGCGGGCCGTTCGGCGGGCGGCGAGTTGATGGGCGCGGTGGTCAATTCGGACCCTGAATTGTGGGGCGCGGTGATCGCCGACGTGCCGTTCGTCGATGTGCTCAACACGATGCTCGACGAGAGTCTGCCGCTGACGCCCGGCGAATGGCCCGAATGGGGCAACCCGATCGAGGACAAAGCGGCGTTCGAACTGATCCGCTCCTACAGCCCTTACGACAACGTCACCGCGCAGGCCTATCCGCCGATGTTCATCTCGGGCGGGCTCAACGATCCGCGCGTTACCTATTGGGAACCGGCGAAATGGGCCGCGAAGCTGCGCGCGACGAAGACCGACGACAACGTCCTGCTGCTCAAGACCAACATGGGCGCTGGGCATGGCGGCAAATCGGGGCGGTTCGACAGCCTGTACGAGGGCGCCGAGGAACATGCCTTCGTACTGTGGCAACTGGGCGTCGAGGCGTAA
- a CDS encoding MFS transporter codes for MLTPRHPRLTLLATILASSLAFIDGSVVNVALPAIGRDLQASAADLQWTINAYLLPLSALLLLGGAAGDHFGRRRMLVGGIVLFAAASLACAAAPGLELLLAARVVQGIGAAMLMPNSLSILSHAFSGEDKGRAVGTWAAVGAIASAFGPPLGGWLVDAVGWRAIFYINLPVAALAIGLALKGVEESGEGKQPLDWIGAAFATIALGALTWALTLWSSERVMTPEAWIALTAGIVTLALFVLVERRRGDRAMMPLALFGTRAFVGLTGYTFLLYGALGGLIVLLPYVLITGGYSPVQAGFALLPFSFGIGLGSRAMGKLTERIGPRWPLTIGPLVVAGGFALMLRVDPQASYWTSVLPGIAAIALGMAMAVAPLTTAVLSSVDDDHTGTASGFNSAIARTGGLIATAGSGAVIAASGPALIGAFHGAALVGAALAAGAASSAFLSLGD; via the coding sequence ATGCTCACCCCCCGCCATCCGCGCCTGACCTTGCTTGCGACGATCCTGGCGTCGAGCCTGGCGTTCATCGACGGGTCGGTGGTCAACGTCGCGCTGCCCGCGATCGGGCGCGACCTGCAGGCGAGCGCGGCGGACTTGCAATGGACGATCAACGCCTACCTGCTGCCTTTGTCCGCGCTGTTGCTGCTCGGCGGGGCGGCGGGGGATCATTTCGGGCGGCGGCGGATGCTGGTCGGCGGGATCGTGCTGTTCGCGGCGGCGTCGCTGGCGTGCGCTGCGGCGCCGGGCCTCGAACTGCTGCTCGCTGCGCGGGTGGTTCAAGGGATCGGCGCGGCGATGCTGATGCCCAACAGCCTGTCGATCCTGAGCCATGCTTTCTCGGGCGAAGATAAGGGCCGCGCGGTCGGTACGTGGGCGGCGGTCGGCGCGATCGCCAGCGCGTTCGGTCCGCCGCTCGGCGGCTGGCTAGTCGATGCGGTCGGGTGGCGCGCGATCTTCTACATCAACCTGCCGGTCGCGGCGCTGGCGATCGGGCTCGCGCTCAAGGGCGTCGAGGAAAGCGGCGAGGGCAAGCAACCACTCGACTGGATCGGCGCCGCATTCGCGACGATCGCGCTCGGCGCGCTGACCTGGGCGTTGACCTTGTGGTCGAGCGAGCGGGTGATGACGCCAGAAGCGTGGATCGCGCTGACTGCGGGGATCGTGACGCTCGCGCTGTTCGTCCTGGTCGAGCGTCGCCGCGGCGACCGCGCGATGATGCCGCTCGCGCTGTTCGGCACGCGCGCGTTCGTCGGGCTGACCGGCTATACTTTCCTGCTCTACGGCGCGCTCGGCGGGCTGATCGTGCTGTTGCCTTATGTGCTGATCACCGGTGGTTACTCGCCGGTCCAAGCAGGGTTCGCGCTGCTGCCGTTCTCGTTCGGGATCGGTCTCGGCTCGCGCGCGATGGGCAAGCTGACCGAACGGATCGGGCCGCGCTGGCCGCTGACGATCGGGCCATTGGTGGTCGCGGGCGGCTTCGCGCTGATGCTCCGGGTCGATCCGCAAGCGAGTTACTGGACCAGCGTGCTGCCGGGGATCGCCGCGATCGCGCTCGGCATGGCGATGGCGGTCGCGCCGCTGACCACCGCGGTACTGTCCTCGGTCGACGACGATCACACCGGCACCGCCTCCGGCTTCAACAGCGCGATCGCGCGGACCGGCGGGCTGATCGCGACCGCCGGATCGGGCGCGGTGATCGCCGCGAGCGGCCCGGCGTTGATCGGCGCGTTCCACGGCGCGGCGCTGGTCGGCGCGGCGCTGGCCGCCGGTGCGGCATCGTCGGCATTCCTCAGCCTCGGCGATTGA